The Novosphingobium kaempferiae genome includes a window with the following:
- a CDS encoding SDR family NAD(P)-dependent oxidoreductase has product MGEWSGRTAVVTGGGRGFGKAFGNALAMQGAHVVLVDIDGAVAAETAQGIVAAGGSALGLGGDVTDETRMSAIMAEAASVNGGVDLLVNNAGLHSDEYGQPILKMGLAKVRRLFEVNVLGVVCCTLAVHPHMRGRAGASIVNIASSAAHMGGSAYGDSKLAVAGLTITYARELGPDGIRVNAISPGLMLTETIRNELPEATKERVQAMQLIRGDGLEQDIVDALLYLASAKARFVTGETLRVTGGMGAGV; this is encoded by the coding sequence ATGGGCGAATGGAGCGGCCGTACTGCCGTGGTGACCGGCGGAGGACGCGGCTTCGGCAAGGCATTCGGGAACGCGCTGGCGATGCAGGGCGCGCATGTCGTGCTCGTCGATATCGACGGGGCCGTCGCCGCCGAAACCGCGCAGGGCATCGTCGCGGCAGGCGGATCGGCGCTGGGGCTGGGCGGCGATGTCACCGACGAGACGCGCATGTCCGCGATCATGGCGGAGGCCGCATCGGTGAACGGCGGCGTCGACCTGCTGGTAAACAACGCCGGGCTTCATTCGGACGAATACGGCCAGCCCATCCTGAAGATGGGGCTCGCCAAGGTGCGCCGACTGTTCGAAGTCAACGTGCTCGGCGTGGTCTGCTGCACGCTCGCCGTCCACCCGCACATGCGCGGGCGGGCAGGGGCCTCCATCGTGAACATCGCGTCGAGCGCCGCGCACATGGGTGGCTCGGCCTATGGCGACAGCAAACTCGCGGTGGCGGGGCTGACGATCACGTATGCCCGCGAACTCGGCCCGGACGGCATCCGCGTCAACGCCATCTCGCCCGGTCTGATGCTGACCGAGACGATCCGCAACGAACTTCCCGAAGCCACGAAAGAGCGCGTCCAGGCGATGCAGCTGATCCGTGGCGACGGGCTGGAGCAGGACATCGTCGATGCACTGCTCTACCTCGCCTCCGCGAAGGCGCGCTTCGTTACCGGCGAGACGTTGCGGGTCACGGGTGGCATGGGGGCAGGGGTCTAA
- a CDS encoding chloride channel protein, with amino-acid sequence MARLLPRRFRVLLRRHGPEALIWRRRVALLGGAVLVGLVALVFADLADRANLLFHAMSARVWWAPLIVTPLGFAGIVWLTNRFAPLARGSGIPQVMAATKNPEAAVSTFVSARAAIAKFVLTAGALLVGASVGREGPTVQIAAAIMGRMHRLMRIPIRSSVYIAGGAAGVAAAFNTPLAGVAFAIEELAAAYEQRMTLLVMAAVLVAGMVSLGLAGDYIYFGAMRQTLGFSQAIVAAPVAGVVGGLAGGLFSRLMLASGSTPFAPIAWLRARPVLFALGCGAVVAAIGTATGLTWGTGYETAHGIIVGEDVPVWFGAAKFATTLATAVSGLPGGIFAPSLSIGAGIGDLLRTAFPGYPPGAIVLLGMVAYFTGVVRAPLTAVIIISETTASRGLMMPLVAAALVGDFTAQFVCKEKLYHALSQRFLKQPA; translated from the coding sequence CTGGCCCGCCTGCTACCCCGACGTTTCCGCGTGCTCCTGCGCCGCCACGGCCCGGAGGCGCTGATCTGGCGGCGACGGGTGGCGCTGCTGGGCGGTGCGGTTCTGGTCGGCCTCGTCGCGCTGGTGTTCGCGGACCTTGCCGACCGCGCGAACCTGCTTTTCCACGCGATGTCCGCTCGCGTCTGGTGGGCGCCCCTGATCGTCACGCCGCTCGGCTTCGCCGGGATCGTCTGGCTGACGAACCGCTTCGCACCGCTCGCCAGAGGTTCGGGCATCCCACAGGTCATGGCGGCGACGAAGAACCCCGAAGCCGCCGTATCGACATTCGTCTCGGCCCGCGCCGCCATTGCCAAGTTCGTCCTGACGGCGGGCGCGCTGCTGGTCGGGGCTTCGGTCGGGCGCGAGGGGCCGACGGTGCAGATCGCCGCCGCCATCATGGGCCGGATGCACCGGCTGATGCGCATCCCGATCCGCTCGTCCGTCTATATCGCGGGCGGCGCGGCGGGCGTGGCGGCGGCCTTCAACACGCCGCTTGCCGGGGTCGCCTTCGCCATCGAGGAACTCGCCGCCGCCTACGAACAGCGCATGACGCTGCTGGTCATGGCCGCCGTTCTCGTCGCGGGCATGGTCAGCCTCGGCCTTGCAGGCGACTACATCTATTTCGGCGCGATGCGCCAGACGCTCGGGTTCTCGCAAGCCATCGTCGCCGCGCCGGTCGCGGGCGTGGTCGGTGGGCTGGCGGGTGGTCTGTTCTCGCGCCTCATGCTCGCCAGCGGCAGCACGCCGTTCGCGCCCATTGCCTGGCTGCGTGCCCGTCCGGTGCTGTTCGCGCTGGGATGCGGCGCGGTCGTGGCGGCGATCGGCACTGCGACCGGCCTGACCTGGGGCACCGGGTACGAGACCGCGCATGGCATCATCGTCGGCGAGGACGTTCCGGTCTGGTTCGGCGCGGCGAAGTTCGCGACGACGCTCGCCACTGCCGTTTCCGGGTTGCCGGGCGGCATCTTCGCTCCGTCGCTGTCGATCGGCGCGGGTATCGGCGACCTGCTGCGCACCGCGTTCCCCGGCTATCCGCCGGGCGCGATCGTGCTGCTGGGCATGGTCGCCTACTTCACGGGCGTGGTGCGCGCGCCGCTGACGGCAGTCATCATCATCTCGGAAACCACCGCAAGCCGCGGCCTGATGATGCCGCTGGTCGCCGCCGCGCTGGTCGGCGACTTCACCGCGCAGTTCGTCTGCAAGGAAAAGCTGTACCACGCCCTCTCACAGCGCTTCCTGAAACAACCCGCCTGA
- a CDS encoding Rne/Rng family ribonuclease translates to MATRMLIDARHPEETRVAVVKGNRIEEFDFESTERKQIKGNIYLAKVTRVEPSLQAAFVDFGGNRHGFLAFSEIHPDYYQIPKEDREALLAEEAAHAEEEAALRASEGDDEDEDYGDDDGGLTEVDTSEKDQVATIEDGSVENPFHADEEGEAGDEESEGNGRRGRGRRRQGKPSGRSKEADDLRAKRMALRRRYKIQDVIQRRQVLLVQVVKEERGNKGAALTTYLSLAGRYCVLMPNSSHGGGISRKISSASDRKRLKSIIAEMQLPRSMGCIVRTAGLQRTKTEIKRDFDYLARLWDELREQTMRSAAPALIHSDSDLIKRAIRDIYNRDIEEVIVEGEEGYRAAKDFMKLLMPSHGRKVKPYADPVPLFQRFGAEDQLTAMYDPVVQLRSGGYIVINPTEALVSIDINSGRATKEHGIEQTAVATNLEAAAEIARQLRLRDMAGLVVIDFIDMEYGSNVRKVEKAMKEALKNDRARIQVGRISSFGLMEMSRQRLRTGVLEATTRSCPHCDGTGLVRTASSAGLSALRLIEDEAAKGKGIVVSLFASTEAAVYLLNAKRTDLADIEDRYGVTVEVIPEGENEGAKMRVMSSGPRNEFVPRFEPIAEDVEDDFVEDEYEDEELEAEEAAERGERGEASEGEGDGNGRRKRRKRRRGRNRDRREDQADTAEAEGETEGADEGDEDEGEETEAAPAAAEGDEANAPKKRRRRGGRRRRGGRREEGENGVEGIEGDDAVRGAEGLELATDGTAQPVADGGIGAESVIPAAPEAVAEEAPAKPKRTRRKKADVEAEAVVEAPAEPAPVAEEAPAKPKRTRRKKAEAVVEAPAEPAPVAEEAPAKPKRTRRKKADVEAEAVVEAPAPVAEEAPAKPKRTRRKKADVEAEAAVEAPAEPEAASEPEAAETVDAEAAPAPRRGWWQRTFGE, encoded by the coding sequence ATGGCAACGCGCATGCTGATCGATGCGCGCCACCCGGAAGAAACGCGGGTGGCGGTCGTCAAGGGAAACCGCATTGAAGAGTTCGACTTCGAGTCGACCGAACGCAAGCAGATCAAGGGTAACATCTATCTCGCGAAGGTGACGCGCGTGGAGCCTTCGCTCCAGGCCGCCTTCGTCGATTTCGGTGGCAACCGCCACGGCTTCCTCGCCTTCAGCGAAATCCACCCGGACTATTACCAGATCCCCAAGGAGGACCGCGAGGCCCTGCTGGCGGAAGAAGCCGCGCACGCCGAGGAAGAAGCCGCCCTGCGCGCCTCCGAAGGTGACGATGAAGACGAGGACTACGGCGATGACGACGGCGGTCTGACCGAAGTCGATACCTCCGAGAAGGACCAGGTCGCCACCATCGAGGACGGATCGGTCGAGAACCCGTTCCACGCCGACGAGGAAGGCGAAGCGGGCGACGAGGAATCGGAAGGCAACGGTCGTCGCGGCCGTGGCCGTCGCCGTCAGGGCAAGCCCTCGGGCCGCTCGAAGGAAGCCGATGACCTGCGCGCAAAGCGCATGGCGCTGCGCCGCCGCTACAAGATCCAGGACGTCATCCAGCGCCGCCAGGTGCTGCTGGTGCAGGTCGTCAAGGAAGAGCGCGGCAACAAGGGCGCTGCCCTCACCACTTACCTCAGCCTCGCGGGCCGCTACTGCGTGCTCATGCCGAATTCGAGCCACGGCGGCGGCATCAGCCGCAAGATCAGCTCGGCCTCGGACCGCAAGCGCCTGAAGTCGATCATCGCCGAAATGCAGCTGCCCCGCTCGATGGGCTGCATCGTGCGCACCGCCGGCCTCCAGCGCACCAAGACCGAGATCAAGCGCGACTTCGACTACCTCGCCCGCCTGTGGGACGAACTGCGCGAGCAGACCATGCGTTCGGCCGCGCCGGCGCTGATCCACTCGGACAGCGACCTCATCAAGCGCGCCATCCGCGACATCTACAACCGCGACATCGAGGAAGTCATCGTCGAGGGCGAGGAAGGCTACCGCGCGGCGAAGGACTTCATGAAGCTCCTGATGCCCAGCCACGGCCGCAAGGTTAAGCCTTACGCCGACCCCGTCCCGCTGTTCCAGCGCTTCGGCGCCGAGGACCAGCTGACCGCGATGTACGACCCCGTCGTGCAGCTGCGTTCGGGCGGCTACATCGTCATCAACCCGACCGAGGCGCTCGTCTCGATCGACATCAACTCGGGCCGCGCCACCAAGGAGCACGGGATCGAGCAGACGGCGGTCGCCACCAACCTCGAAGCGGCGGCGGAAATCGCCCGCCAGCTGCGCCTGCGCGACATGGCGGGCCTCGTCGTCATCGACTTCATCGACATGGAGTACGGCTCCAACGTCCGCAAGGTCGAGAAGGCGATGAAGGAAGCGCTCAAGAACGACCGCGCGCGCATCCAGGTCGGCCGCATCTCCAGCTTCGGCCTGATGGAGATGAGCCGCCAGCGCCTGCGTACCGGCGTGCTGGAAGCGACCACGCGTTCGTGCCCGCACTGCGACGGCACCGGCCTCGTCCGCACCGCCAGCTCGGCGGGTCTGTCGGCCCTGCGCCTGATCGAAGACGAAGCGGCCAAGGGCAAGGGCATCGTCGTGTCGCTGTTCGCCTCCACCGAGGCGGCGGTCTACCTGCTCAACGCCAAGCGCACCGACCTTGCCGACATCGAGGACCGCTACGGCGTCACCGTCGAGGTCATCCCCGAGGGTGAGAACGAAGGCGCCAAGATGCGCGTCATGTCGTCCGGCCCGCGCAACGAGTTCGTGCCCCGCTTCGAGCCCATCGCCGAGGACGTCGAGGACGACTTCGTCGAGGACGAGTACGAGGACGAAGAGCTGGAAGCCGAAGAAGCAGCCGAGCGCGGTGAGCGTGGCGAGGCTTCGGAAGGCGAAGGTGACGGCAACGGTCGTCGCAAGCGTCGCAAGCGCCGTCGTGGCCGCAACCGCGACCGTCGCGAGGACCAGGCCGACACCGCCGAGGCCGAGGGTGAAACCGAAGGCGCCGACGAAGGCGACGAGGACGAAGGCGAAGAAACCGAGGCCGCACCCGCTGCTGCCGAGGGCGACGAAGCCAACGCGCCCAAGAAGCGCCGCCGTCGTGGTGGTCGCCGCCGTCGTGGCGGTCGCCGCGAGGAAGGCGAGAACGGCGTAGAGGGTATCGAGGGCGATGACGCCGTTCGCGGCGCCGAAGGCCTCGAACTGGCTACCGACGGCACCGCGCAGCCGGTAGCCGATGGTGGCATCGGTGCCGAGTCGGTGATCCCCGCCGCACCCGAAGCGGTCGCGGAGGAAGCGCCCGCCAAGCCGAAGCGCACCCGCCGCAAGAAGGCCGACGTCGAAGCCGAGGCAGTGGTCGAAGCTCCGGCCGAACCCGCTCCGGTCGCCGAGGAAGCTCCGGCAAAGCCCAAGCGCACCCGTCGCAAGAAGGCCGAAGCCGTGGTCGAGGCTCCGGCCGAACCCGCTCCGGTCGCCGAAGAAGCGCCTGCCAAGCCCAAGCGCACCCGTCGCAAGAAGGCCGATGTCGAGGCCGAAGCCGTGGTCGAAGCTCCGGCTCCGGTCGCTGAGGAAGCCCCGGCCAAGCCCAAGCGCACCCGCCGCAAGAAGGCAGATGTCGAGGCCGAGGCCGCAGTCGAAGCTCCGGCCGAGCCCGAAGCCGCTTCTGAGCCGGAAGCCGCCGAAACCGTCGATGCCGAGGCGGCACCCGCTCCGCGTCGCGGCTGGTGGCAGCGCACCTTCGGCGAATAA
- a CDS encoding N-acetylmuramoyl-L-alanine amidase family protein, protein MSRTVQLTLLFLVPLALLVAAFVVTGVFPARAGAYDYVVRFDLPGADAPVGLPRVDGLPDASRPLVVIDAGHGGFDPGAGQGDLKEKTVALQIALALRQKLLEGGGLRVALTRDADRFIALPDRPDIARRLNADLFLSIHADSAENDSARGASVYVLSERGSSQAAERFAARENGAGRVNGVALSKTSENVGAILLDLSQRGAQTRSTQVASLLLRELGDAGVGMHRDQPETAALAVLKAPDMPSILFETGYINNAEDAQALGSAQGRQVLADAAAKAIRAYFARNAGV, encoded by the coding sequence ATGTCGCGCACCGTCCAGTTGACCCTGCTGTTCCTCGTGCCGCTGGCGCTGCTCGTCGCGGCGTTCGTGGTGACCGGCGTGTTTCCGGCGCGCGCCGGGGCTTACGATTATGTGGTACGCTTCGACCTGCCGGGCGCCGATGCGCCGGTCGGCCTGCCGCGCGTCGACGGCCTGCCCGACGCCAGCCGCCCGCTGGTGGTGATCGACGCGGGCCACGGCGGCTTCGATCCGGGCGCGGGGCAGGGCGACCTCAAGGAAAAGACGGTGGCGCTGCAGATCGCGCTCGCTCTGCGCCAGAAGCTGCTCGAAGGCGGCGGTCTGCGCGTGGCGCTGACGCGCGACGCCGACCGCTTCATCGCGCTTCCCGACCGTCCGGACATCGCCCGCCGCCTCAATGCCGACCTCTTCTTGTCGATCCACGCCGACAGCGCCGAGAACGATTCGGCGCGCGGCGCCAGCGTCTACGTCCTGTCCGAGCGCGGATCGAGCCAGGCGGCGGAGCGCTTCGCAGCGCGCGAGAACGGCGCGGGTCGCGTCAACGGCGTCGCGCTGTCGAAGACGAGCGAGAATGTCGGCGCGATCCTGCTCGACCTGTCGCAACGCGGCGCGCAGACCCGCTCCACGCAGGTGGCGAGCCTGCTGCTGCGCGAACTGGGCGATGCGGGCGTCGGCATGCACCGCGACCAGCCGGAAACCGCGGCGCTGGCCGTGCTCAAGGCGCCAGACATGCCTTCGATCCTGTTCGAGACGGGCTACATCAACAACGCCGAGGACGCGCAGGCGCTCGGCTCGGCACAGGGGCGGCAGGTGCTGGCGGATGCGGCGGCGAAGGCGATCCGGGCCTATTTCGCGAGGAATGCGGGTGTCTAG
- a CDS encoding penicillin-binding protein 1A translates to MNDAIDPGEQPSEDATYRIRREGSGRLAALAKAWRERKWLRRFGYLCMAGFAGVVAFWVFLSHDLPDANKLLEYQPPLPTMVRGIDGEIVYSYARERRVQLRYVDFPRPLVNAFLSAEDRTFWTHGGVDIGGLAGAVVDYASKYGSGERAKGGSTITQQVAKNILIGDEYSVTRKLKEMIVARRIEGVLTKQQILELYLNEIPLGRRSFGVQAASRAYFDKDVEDLTLSQCAFLAILPRAPEVYGRRKNEERAIERRNWVLDQMVRNGWVSAQDAAAAKAEPLGLVTQRTSTYEPSNGYFLEEVRRRLIGKYGEKAEDGPNSVYAGGLWVRTSLDPTMQVAVRDALRKGLLLYHGNRGFVRPIAHLNDLENWQSQLVVANKTIDYKDWRVGVILDSSGSTGRIGFSNGDVGTLTGVSERAKVGDLVAAQPVGGGTWALRGIPEVSGGMVIEQPSSGRIVAMQGGFDSGLDSFNRAVQAERQPGSTIKPFVYATALQNGMTPATQVLDGTFCVFQGAGLGNKCFRNFGGAGGSGSHTMRWGLEQSRNLMTVRIANDVGMAKVTRTFHNMGIGDYQKYLSFALGAGETTVARMINAYAALANNGVQYSGSVIDYVQDRNGKVIWRADKGTCNGCNMADWDGKPMPRMPRVGKQVMDAPTAYQVVHMLEGVVTRGTAERLRDLKMPLFGKTGTTNGPTDVWFMGGNQDYVGGVYIGYDTPRSLGGYAQGGRIAAPIMKDVILATRDRWGQQPFVAPQGIRMVRIDRVTGKRVMGVEPSEEVKAAVIWEAFKPDTEPRQYTAEDEFSRRRDALVASIRNAREAREAGAAAAAGDLGNFAEQQGGVY, encoded by the coding sequence ATGAACGACGCGATTGATCCCGGCGAGCAGCCGTCCGAAGACGCGACCTACCGCATCCGCCGTGAGGGTTCCGGCCGTCTGGCGGCTCTCGCGAAGGCATGGCGGGAACGCAAGTGGCTGCGCCGCTTCGGTTATCTGTGCATGGCGGGATTCGCCGGCGTGGTGGCGTTCTGGGTGTTCCTCTCCCACGATCTGCCCGACGCCAACAAGCTGCTGGAGTACCAGCCGCCGCTGCCGACGATGGTGCGCGGGATCGACGGCGAGATCGTCTATTCCTATGCCCGCGAGCGGCGCGTGCAGCTGCGCTACGTCGATTTCCCGCGTCCGCTGGTGAACGCGTTCCTCTCGGCCGAGGACCGCACGTTCTGGACGCACGGCGGCGTCGACATCGGCGGTCTTGCAGGCGCGGTGGTCGATTACGCTTCCAAGTATGGCAGCGGCGAACGCGCCAAGGGCGGCTCGACGATCACCCAGCAGGTCGCCAAGAACATCCTGATCGGCGACGAGTATTCCGTGACGCGCAAGCTCAAGGAAATGATCGTCGCCCGCCGTATCGAGGGCGTGCTGACCAAGCAGCAGATCCTCGAACTCTACCTCAACGAGATCCCGCTCGGCCGCCGTTCGTTCGGCGTTCAGGCCGCCTCGCGCGCCTATTTCGACAAGGACGTGGAAGACCTGACGCTCAGCCAGTGCGCGTTCCTTGCGATCCTGCCGCGCGCGCCGGAAGTCTATGGTCGCCGCAAGAACGAGGAACGCGCGATCGAGCGTCGCAACTGGGTGCTCGACCAGATGGTCCGCAACGGCTGGGTCAGCGCGCAGGACGCCGCCGCCGCCAAGGCCGAGCCGCTCGGCCTCGTCACCCAGCGCACCAGCACTTACGAGCCGTCCAACGGCTACTTCCTTGAGGAAGTGCGCCGCCGCCTGATCGGCAAGTACGGCGAAAAGGCCGAAGACGGCCCGAACAGCGTCTATGCGGGCGGCCTGTGGGTGCGCACCTCGCTCGATCCGACGATGCAGGTCGCGGTGCGCGATGCGCTGCGCAAGGGGCTGCTGCTCTACCACGGCAATCGCGGTTTCGTGCGCCCGATCGCGCATCTGAACGACCTCGAGAACTGGCAGAGCCAGCTCGTCGTCGCCAACAAGACGATCGACTACAAGGACTGGCGCGTGGGCGTCATCCTCGATTCCTCGGGCAGCACCGGGCGCATCGGCTTCTCCAACGGCGATGTCGGCACGCTGACGGGCGTTTCGGAGCGGGCCAAGGTCGGCGATCTCGTCGCCGCGCAGCCGGTCGGCGGCGGCACCTGGGCGCTTCGCGGCATTCCCGAAGTGTCGGGCGGCATGGTGATCGAGCAGCCGTCCTCGGGCCGCATCGTCGCCATGCAGGGCGGGTTTGATTCCGGGCTCGACAGCTTCAACCGCGCGGTCCAGGCCGAGCGCCAGCCGGGCTCGACGATCAAGCCCTTCGTCTACGCGACGGCGCTGCAGAACGGCATGACCCCCGCGACGCAGGTTCTCGACGGCACGTTCTGCGTGTTCCAGGGCGCAGGGCTGGGCAACAAGTGCTTCCGCAACTTCGGCGGCGCGGGCGGTTCGGGCAGCCACACCATGCGCTGGGGCCTCGAACAGTCGCGCAACCTGATGACGGTGCGCATCGCTAACGACGTGGGCATGGCCAAGGTCACGCGCACGTTCCACAACATGGGCATCGGCGACTACCAGAAGTATCTCTCCTTCGCGCTCGGCGCGGGCGAGACGACGGTGGCGCGCATGATCAACGCCTATGCGGCGCTGGCGAACAACGGCGTGCAGTATTCCGGCTCGGTCATCGACTACGTGCAGGACCGCAATGGCAAGGTCATCTGGCGTGCCGACAAGGGCACCTGCAATGGCTGCAACATGGCCGACTGGGACGGCAAGCCGATGCCGCGCATGCCGCGCGTCGGCAAGCAGGTGATGGACGCGCCGACCGCCTATCAGGTCGTCCATATGCTCGAAGGCGTCGTCACGCGCGGCACGGCGGAGCGCCTGCGCGATCTCAAGATGCCCTTGTTCGGCAAGACCGGCACCACCAACGGCCCGACCGACGTGTGGTTCATGGGCGGCAACCAGGACTACGTCGGCGGCGTCTACATCGGCTACGACACGCCCCGTTCGCTGGGCGGCTATGCGCAGGGCGGCCGCATCGCCGCGCCGATCATGAAGGACGTGATCCTCGCCACGCGCGACCGCTGGGGTCAGCAGCCCTTCGTCGCGCCGCAGGGCATCCGCATGGTCCGCATCGACCGCGTGACCGGCAAGCGCGTCATGGGCGTCGAACCCTCGGAAGAGGTCAAGGCCGCGGTCATCTGGGAAGCCTTCAAGCCCGACACCGAGCCACGCCAGTACACTGCGGAGGACGAATTCAGCCGCCGCCGCGACGCGCTGGTCGCCTCGATCCGCAATGCCCGCGAAGCGCGCGAGGCGGGGGCGGCAGCCGCTGCGGGCGATCTCGGCAACTTCGCGGAGCAGCAGGGCGGCGTCTACTGA